In Aegilops tauschii subsp. strangulata cultivar AL8/78 chromosome 3, Aet v6.0, whole genome shotgun sequence, one genomic interval encodes:
- the LOC109758902 gene encoding protein LURP-one-related 11-like encodes MAKIQPLTAAASPSSSDDHPSQQAYTVWMKSLVFNGNGCTVYGPDGAVAFRVDNYGCRGGREVFFMDRQGNALIRIRRKGFGMVRRWEVCRCAHNGGQEEEATPWFSVRRAEKGGAAVAMHGGAGTCYTIDGCSARKSEYRVRGVDGAVVAEVARKQTAAGVVLGEDVLTLKVAPEADHLLFLGLVVVRGLINRSL; translated from the coding sequence ATGGCCAAGATCCAGCCTCTCACTGCCGCggcctcaccgtcgtcctccGACGATCACCCGAGCCAGCAGGCGTACACGGTGTGGATGAAGTCGCTGGTCTTCAACGGCAACGGCTGCACGGTGTACGGCCCCGACGGCGCCGTCGCCTTCCGCGTCGACAACTACGGGTGCAGGGGCGGCCGCGAGGTCTTCTTCATGGACCGTCAGGGGAACGCCCTCATCAGGATCAGACGCAAGGGCTTCGGGATGGTCAGGAGGTGGGAAGTTTGTCGCTGCGCCCACAACGGCggccaggaggaggaggcgacgcCGTGGTTCAGCGTGCGGCGGGCCGAGAAGGGCGGAGCCGCCGTGGCGATGCACGGCGGCGCGGGGACGTGCTACACGATCGACGGGTGCTCTGCCCGCAAGTCGGAGTACAGAGTACGCGGCGTGGATGGCGCGGTGGTGGCGGAGGTCGCGCGGAAGCAGACGGCAGCGGGGGTGGTGCTCGGGGAGGACGTGCTGACGCTGAAGGTGGCCCCGGAAGCGGATCACCTGCTCTTCCTGGGTTTGGTCGTCGTGCGTGGCCTCATCAACCGCTCCTTGTGA